The following are encoded together in the Cyprinus carpio isolate SPL01 unplaced genomic scaffold, ASM1834038v1 S000006796, whole genome shotgun sequence genome:
- the LOC122134612 gene encoding interferon-induced protein 44-like: protein MSSMDQSFGFGSQVSMVAPFTCKLTDGKSKRLCALLGNVKLSLLYKASVHGYQASAFHQRCDSQGPTLLVAYNRTGYIFGGYTSVDYTQSGQYITDESTFLFSFQGKIPVCIKVNSGHYARVDDAGMPNFGQQLYFCYNNQPVVLNQRGNAFSVNTTTMYGNDSRLTECEVYKVKQMPQISAIHKQWRNVLWTANRRAQLMGLIRNYKPLVTSVSRVRILMIGPVGAGKSSFFNSINSIFMGRITSKAMSGSAGTSLTTQFRTYPVKDGREGKPLPFVLCDTMGLEEQTGAGLDIEDISSILQGHVPDRYKFNPMAPFQHNEQRVYRPASLQEKIHCVVYVIDTTKISLMSSKVEEKLASIHRRVNSQSIPQIVLMTKVDEACPLVEKDLQSLYLSSYIKSKVQEVSSWLGVPVSCVLPVKNYSQELELELNCDVLLLTALQQMLNFADDYLDDADRSLRSALRGNHGEMFCGQLNEEQSSWK from the exons GATCAGTCTTTTGGATTTGGATCGCAAGTGTCCATGGTTGCTCCGTTCACTTGTAAATTAACAGATGGGAAAAGTAAGCGGCTTTGTGCCTTGCTGGGGAATGTGAAACTGTCTCTTCTCTACAAAGCTTCAGTTCATGGATATCAAGCTTCTGCCTTCCATCAGCGATGTGACAGTCAGGGTCCCACCTTACTTGTAGCCTACAACCGTACAGGCTACATCTTTGGTGGATACACTAGTGTAGATTATACTCAAAGTGGTCAGTATATTACAGATGAGAGCACTTTCCTGTTCAGCTTTCAAGGCAAGATCCCTGTGTGCATTAAAGTTAACAGTGGACATTATGCACGTGTTGATGATGCTGGAATGCCCAACTTTGGCCAACAGTTGTACTTCTGCTACAACAATCAACCAGTTGTGTTAAATCAAAGAGGGAATGCATTCAGTGTTAATACGACAACAATGTATGGGAACGACTCTCGACTGACTGAATGTGAGGTGTACAAAGTGAAGCAGA TGCCTCAGATCAGTGCCATACATAAGCAATGGAGGAATGTTCTGTGGACAGCTAA TCGAAGAGCACAGCTCATGGGATTGATCAGGAATTATAAACCCCTGGTGACGTCTGTGAGTCGGGTCAGAATCCTAATGATCGGTCCTGTAGGTGCTGGGAAATCCAGTTTCTTCAACTCCATCAACTCCATCTTCATGGGCCGCATTACCAGCAAAGCCATGTCAGGATCTGCAGGCACTAGTCTCACCACACAG TTTCGCACATATCCAGTGAAAGACGGTCGTGAGGGAAAGCCATTGCCGTTTGTGTTGTGTGACACCATGGGACTCGAGGAGCAAACAGGTGCAGGACTGGATATTGAGGACATCAGCAGCATTCTTCAAGGTCACGTCCCAGACCGCTATAAA TTCAACCCCATGGCACCGTTTCAACACAATGAGCAAAGGGTCTACAGACCAGCATCTCTACAGGAGAAGATCCACTGTGTGGTGTACGTGATAGACACCACCAAAATCTCCCTCATGTCCAGCAAAGTAGAGGAAAAACTTGCTTCCATACACCGAAGAGTAAACTCACAAA GCATTCCACAGATTGTCTTGATGACAAAAGTAGACGAAGCATGTCCTCTAGTGGAGAAGGACCTTCAAAGCCTTTATCTCAGTTCCTACATCAAGTCAAAG gtgcagGAGGTGAGCTCTTGGTTGGGTGTGCCGGTGTCTTGTGTGTTACCGGTGAAGAACTACAGtcaggagctggagctggagctcaACTGTGACGTCCTGCTTCTCACCGCTCTACAGCAGATGCTCAACTTTGCAGACGACTATCTGGATGATGCTGATCGA